Below is a window of Thermodesulfobacteriota bacterium DNA.
CCTATGGCAATGAACAGGGTAAGACCCAGTGGAGTCCGGTGTATTTTCCAGTTAATGACCTGTCCTGTACTTTCCTCCCGGTAGACACCATATATCCGCAAGGCAGAGGAGAGCATATCAGATTGAGGCACATCTGGGAGTGTCGATTTCTTAGCCGTCAACATAAGGACACAAATGCCAATGATGGTGGCTCCCAGGGCTGTTTGGACGATATTAGTGGGGAGAGCCAATCCAATCATAGCCCCTATGATAGCACAGGTCGAAGCAATCAACGCTACCGGGATGGCAAGTCTCAGGCTGGCAAGGTTTAGCCTCAGGAGTCCAGGACCTGCGGCCAGTGCGCCAGCTAGAGCTACTAAAAGACCTGCACCCCTGACAAAATCCAGATGAAAAGGGAAAAAACCACTGATAATGGGTACAAAAAGAACACCACCGCCAACCCCTCCCAGTACCGCTAAAATCCCCATGACAAGGGTAACTACAAAAAGGGTAACAGGCCAAAACCACCAGGCATGGGCATTACTTCCTGCACCAGAAGCCTGAGCAGTCACCTCCGCCCAAACAGGATTAACCAGAATAGCTAACCCCAGAAAGCTGGGAATACCAGTTATCCACCATTTAACACCCTTCCCCATCTTATCCTCTTATCTCTCTCCCCGAATAACTGGCATAAACCAACGCTACAGTTCGGTAGATAAAATGGGCAAATTTTGAGAATGGCAGGTAGGCTATAAGATAGAAGACTAAGATTAGATGGACAAAATATAAAGGATAGGCTAAGGCAGCAACATCGAACAGTCTCGTAACTTCCGTAAGTATCCCTGAAATGGCTATCAGATATACCATTATGATAAATACCCAGTCAAGGTATGTACTCCTGCTCTTATCTTCGTCTGCCTTGAGTCTGTTCGATATTACGAGTGTACAACCTGTAAAGAGAGCAAGAGCTCCAAGGTTTGCCAGGATTTTTATGGGATTTAACTGGTGGAGAGGCAGCATCTCATGAAGCCCAAGGAAGTATATGCCAAGGAATACGATTCCCGTCACTATTGCCAGGGCTATGAACCCGTAAAAGATCATCATGTGGGCAAGATATCTGGGCCTGTTTTCTTCACACTCCTTGAATTTCGAATGTTTAAAAATGTCAACAAGGACCGGAATTACATGAGACTTTACAAAATCCAAAAATGATAGATTTTGAGATTCACTGGGGTGGACACCATTCTTCATCCCTTTCCAGAATCTTTTGACTCCTACCACAATAGATACAAAAACCAAGATAGAGACGATGATGAAAACAGGGTCGACTATTGTATGCGGGACAAACTTTTTAAAAACAATCTCTCCCTGGGGTATATTCAGATGACCGGTAATCCCCATCAAAAAGAGAAACAAAACAATGGGAAATGCCAACAGAAGGGGCAAATACCTTCCCTGACTCAAAGCCTTACCTAAAAATCCTGGAAAAGCATAGTGCATAAAGCTATAGTTTCTTATCGCGGCGAGGACATCGCCAGGCTTTGCCCCCCGGGGACAGTAGGTAGAACAATCGTTACATTGATAGCAAAGCCATATATCAGGATCGCCCAAGAGCCTTTCTTTTAGTCCCCAGGAAACCCAGATCATCTCTTTCCTCGGGAAAGGTTTCTTTTCCGGCGTCAGGTTACACACAACAGAGCATGTCGCACATTGAAAACACTTCTTAAGTGTATCCCCTCCAAAGCTCACTACCTTTTTGACAAAATTCATATCCGGTTCTATGAGTTGTCTGCCTGCCATTTTTTCACCTCAACGGAGTTTTAGGTTAAAAGCTAATCCCCCTCACCTTTCACCCTTTGCCTTTTGTCCAACAGACTACATATCCTTATATGGGTTTGGACCGACCTTTTCTATCGTTTCCATAAAATCATCGAAGATACTCGGCAACTGAGCATATTCATCAATGGATAGTTCCAGTATTTGTACTCTGTCAGATTCAAGGCGAAGTCTGTCCAGAGTCTCTTTAATCTTTCCCATCCTAACGCTTGCCAGTTCGCTTCCTTTAATATAGTGACACTGGTAGTCATCACCGTGTTTGCACCCTATTAAAATAACCCCATCTATACCGCTGGAGAGGGCATCGGCAATCCATACGAGATTAACATTGCCTAAACATCTCAATGGTATAACCCTCACATAGGGATTGTAAGAAAGGCGTTTACGACCTACAATATCCAGGGAAGGATAAGCGTCGTTTTCACATAGAAAGGCTAAGACCCTTGGTTTCTCCTCGTCCTCTTCGGGGACTTCTATAGCCTTGACCATAGACCCGATAATGTCCACAGAATAATCCTTAAAAGAGATGATCCTCTCCGGACATGACCCCATACATATACCGCACCTTCGACATCTGGTCGGGTTTGGTAGTGGGTTGCCCTTCTCATCCTCGTTGTACGCGCCAAAGGGACATTCTTCAGTACACCTCTTGCACTGTGTACATCTGGACATATATAACTCAGGATAGCTCATATCTCCTGCCCTTGGATGGACTGCTTTTCCCTGAGCAGTAAGTTCAACACACTGAATAGCTTTCATTGCAGCCCCTGCTGCATCATCCGTACAGGCAGCGCCATCCATAGGCTGTCTTACACATCCGGCAGCATAGATACCAGTCCTTCTAGTTTCATATGGAAAACATATGTAGTGAGAGTCAGGAAACCCATATATCAAACTTGGCAGTTCCGGTCCCTGCCTGTATTTCAGATTTAAAATATCCGATGGTATAATAAGATCTTTTGGTATCTCTTCTTGTTTTCTTTCCTCTGAAGCTTCATCAGATTCTTCCGGCTCCAACTCTTTTACCTCTATTCCAGCGGTTGGAACCATACCGGTTGCCAGAACAACCATATCGGCATTTATCTGTATCTTATCGCCTAGCAAGGTGTTATCCACATCTATTATAAGACCATTATCAGAATCTTCAGAGACTCCTACTACTTCACCTTTTGTCAGAAAAACGCCAGGGTCTTCCTGTATCTTCTTATAAAAAAGCTCAAATTGAGCAGGGGTTCTTATGTCTTTGTAGAGTATGTAAACCTTTGTATCGCTGTCATGTTCCCTTATATATGCGGCCTGTTTGAGCGAAGTAAGACAACAATACGTGGAACAATACGGCAGGTGATTGCTGTCTCTCGACCCGGCACACTGGATAAATGCCACACTCTTAACCTCTTTTCCATCCGATGGACGGGCAAATTTCCCTTTTTTAGCCATCTCTTCTATCATGATATTTGTTACCACATCTGGGCTCTTACCAAAACCCAGATGTCCTAGTTTTTTGGCATCGTAAGGCTGCCAACCGGTAGCCTCAACTATCGATCCTACCCTTACCGTCTCAGACTTTTCGTCTTGGCTTATGGTAACATTAAATAAACCAGGTGCACCTTCCGTCTTCTCTATTTTGGCGCCGGTATATATCCTAATCTTCGTATTGGACTTTACCTCTTTGATCTTTGAATCTATTCCCGTATCCTGAAGTTCAAGGTATGGCGGAGTTTTAGGATACTGTTTCCATATCTTAGCCATCCAACCACCTAGCTCTGGTCCCTTTTCAACAAGAACTACTTCTTTCCCGGCTTTGGCTGCCTCAAGCGCTGAAGTTATTCCTGTTATTCCACCACCCACTACAAGAACTGTTTTATCTATCTCTTCACTAAAAGGCTCTAGAGGGGCCATTTTTTGTGCCTTAGCGATCCCCATTCTCATATAGTCTTCCGCCAGCATCTGAGTATCTTCATCATTCGGGGAATGACACCATACAACATGTTCTCTTAAATTGATTCTTTCCATACTAATAGCCGTAGGATCGTATAAGAAAACATCGGTCTTTTCTCTGGGAGAACAGGCAGCAATAACAACAGTATTAACCCCCTCCTTCTCTACATCACTTCTTATAAGGGAAGAACCTTCCTTGCCACATAACATGGGGTGATTCTTACATATTGGAACTTTGTACTCAGAACTTGCAACACCGGACAGAGCATCTATGTCAAGAGATTCCCCAATCTCACAACCACAACATATGTAAACCCCGATTTTCTTATCCATCGGCTACCTCCTTAAAGTACTTTGAATGGCCTTCAGGGCTGCCCCTGTTGCATCTTGAACCGCCCCCGAAACCCCTATGGGTCTCTTGGCACAACCGGCTGCGTATATGCCTGTCTTAGATGGATCAGGGACTGCAAATCCAAATTCGTCACAAGTTATATTCACAGGGATTTTATCTTCTAACATATTTGGAACTATCCCCGTGGCTAAAACAACCAGGTCAGCTTTTGTCTTGATCTTCTCACCTGACAGCGTATCTTCCACTTCCACTATAGGGTCTTTTGTAACAGGGTCTTCTTCAACCTTTGCTACTTTCCCCTTAATAAGTGTCACGTTTTCATCACTCTGAACCTTTACATAGAAGTCTTCGAATCTTCCAATTGCCCTTACATCTATGTAAAAAATGGTGACCTTCGATTCCTGATTCTGCTCCCGTACATATGTAGCCTGTTTCAGAGATGCCAAACAGCATACGGCTGAACAATACGGCAGATGATTCTCATCCCTTGATCCGGCACACTGCGCGAATATGACATTCTTGACCTCTTTCCCATCGGATGGCCTTAATATCTTTCCATTTGTAGGTCCATTGGGAGCCGCCAATCTTTCCATCATAACATTAGTTATTACATTTTCGTATTTTCCAAAACCCAGATTGTCTATTTTTGAAGCATCATACGGCTTCCAACCAGTAGTAACAACTATAGAACCAACTTTTACATTGATAGTCTCGGGCTGCATTTCTAAATCAATAGCGTTGTACTTACAGGCTTCTAAACACTTCTTTGCATCGTCTGTTCCAATAATCTCAGGGGCTAACACATATTTAAGGGGAAAAGCCATTTGGTAAGGAATATAAGCAGCTTTGGTCTTATTTATCCCCAGGTTAAAATCATCTTCGATTTCTGTAGCACATACCTTCTCACATTCTCCACAGGCAGTACAGTTATCGTTAACATACCTGGGTTGCACTCTGATTGCCACATCATAATTCCCTTCCTCACCTGAAACCGATTCTACCTCTGCCAGTGTAAAGTAATGAAGGTTCGGGTTACGCTTCATCCTCTTGAAGTTTATCTCCAGTCCACAGCTTGGAGGACAGAGTTTTGTATAGTATTTGTTTAGTCTGGCTACCCTTCCCCCCAGAAAAGCTTCTTTTTCTACGAGGATGACCCTGTATCCTGCTTCCGCAGCCTCAAGAGCCGTGGTGAGCCCACTGATCCCCCCTCCGACAACAAGAATATCTTTGTTAAAAACTCCTGTATCCACCATGTCCCTCCTAACTTACGAATTTATGTGATGATTTCTACATTCATCCTTTACTTTCAACGTTTCTTCAAGCATCAAAATATATTTCAGGTATTTGAATCCAAACTTCATCAGTGCTATTTCATCATTCTTTATCTTTGCGACCTCCTCCTTATCAATTTCAAGGATATCGACCAATTTACTCTCAAATACAAATTTTTTAAATTTATCTATATCATAACTTGCCATATAAAGCATTGCCTGTTTATTTGAGTCGAGCTTGGAAGACTCAGACGGGTTCCTCCTTAACTGGATCTCTTTCCACTCCTTGTTCATCTCATCATAAAGGTCAGCCCCCTGGTCAATCCTCCAACTACCTATTGTCCACTCTTTGTCCCCCTGATAACCAAGACAATTTGGATCTCTTATAAAGAAATAAAATTCTTCTTTTACTGGTCCTTCATCTGAACCACTTATCATAAGACCTTGACCGACAGGATAATAGCGACAGTTAGAAGGCCGGTCTTCATAAATAGTGCAACCTTCAGATGAAACAAAGGGACATCCCACCTCTTTATCATCTTCCATGGTCTTAAGTACTGCATAAGGATGTGAATTCGCTTCATCAATATAGGTGTAGGTGTATTTCTCGAGGAAATCTCCTGAAGAGATTCCCAACCTATTCTTTATCCTTACTACGTCATATGGGGTAAGAATTATACTGGTACGGCTGCAACATCCGGTAAAACAACTCATGTCACTATGACATACGAAATTGAACTTAGAATCCAGTGTGCGTTTAACAGGTTCTACGATACCCATATCCATTAACATTGATTAAACCTTTCTATCTGACTCTTCAAGATAAAATTGAACAATTGCCTCAAGCTAATTCTTATAACTCATGAGGTTTAATAACAAAAAAGATATATATTTATTAACCATGGCAAAGTAAGACTAAATATATTTAAGGAGACAGATGGAACCCAAATAAAACGCTTATATTTTACTATCAGCATTCAGGATGCTATCAAATACCCCATAATTAAGTCTCAAAGTGTCCTCCCCTAAAAGATTGGATCTTACCCATTTATATCCAAAATTTAGGAGTTCTACCTCGTTTTCTTTTATCCTTTCAATAAGTTCCCTTTCCATATCATTGATATCAAAAAATCTTGTTTCAAAAATAAATCTTTTAAACTCGTCTAGGTCATAACATGCCATATAAAGCATTTTAGACATTTCTGGGTCAAGTTTATTCCCCTTCAGAAAGTAATCATGCAGGGTTATTTCCTCATAAGATCCATTCATTTTATCATAGAGATCGATCCCCTGATCCTTCTTCCACCCTTCTAGTGTCCACAATTTTTCCTCTTTACATCCAAGACATGATTCCCCTTCCTTTATAACAAACCCTTGTTCTCCTGAAGGAGCGGGAAATACTGGATACATCCTGCATGACCACGGCCTATCCTGGTATATCTTACACCCATCAAAAGTAACAAAAGGACAGACCTTATTTTTATCCTCCATCATCTTAAGTACTACTAAAGGCAACCCCTCTTCTGCCAAGAGTGATATGGTATACTCCTTTAAGAATTCCCCCGAAGAGAACCCCGTAGCCTTTCTCATCCTCAGGATATCATAAGGCATGAGAAAGATATTTATATCAGCGCAACAGGTGTTAAAACAGGGAATTTCATTATGACATGAAAATCTGAATCCGTCCTCCAGAGAAAGTATTCGGCGTTTTTCAGCATACTCTTCATTCATAGGCTGTTATCAAATAAAATGCGGGGGCGACTTTACAGCCGCCCCCATAGATACATCTAGCTTAGATAATAGGAATCATCGGCCTATTAAATACGCTCCATTCCTTCTTATCAGCATCGTACTTTACATTTACAAAATGCTTCTCATTTTCATCCAGTTTCAGGTAATCGAACTTATAGTAGTATCCTGGCCATCTTGACTCTTTCCTGGCAAGCCTTGTCCTGGCGCATGCCTCGCCAACATAGTACCTGTGGATAGTCTCCCAAGCCCTCATAAGCTCATGTAGATCCGCAGCAGCAAGCTTCTCTATATCCTCTGCACAGAAACCCAACTTCCAGAGGGCGATCTCGAGCAGCTTGTCATTCGTTCCATACAATGTCTCCCATCCACCAACGTACTCTCCCATTATCTTCTGCAGCCTGAAAAGGAAATTATGCGGGGAGACATATTCAGGATTCACATCGGAGCTCGTTGTATATCCGCATTTTTCTTCGAAGAAGGCAAGTGGTTTCAATATTGTTTCCTTTAATTTACCTATAGAAGCATCGGACACAGTTGGAGAATAGCCCTTCCTGTCATTGGCATATTTTGCCGCTGACTTTGCTGCTATCCTTCCCTGTACGTGTGAGCCACTTGAAAACTTATGCGCACATGCACCTACTCCGCAACCTGCTGTAAACAGACCCTTGACAGTGGTCATACAGTTATACTGTTCAGGAAATGAATCAACATACTCTTTTGGCATCAGATCTTCAGCACCACAGGTCCATGAACCACAAGAGCAGGCATGTGAACCTATGAAGACGGTGTCTGACAACTGAAGCTCCATCGGTTTTTCCAATGGGTCAACATTATGTGCAGCCCAGTTTGTAGCGCCTGCAATTGTCATGTCGAGGAAGTCTTCCCATGCTTCGTTTTCAAACTCTCTTAACGCCTTCTTCAGTGCCTTTGGATCTGTTATCTCATTCTTGAGCCTTTCTGCCACTTTATTTGTGTGCATGAGGAAGGGTATTTTGCCTTCCTTCGCGCAGAGTATCATCTCATAGTTTCGGAGAGCAGTTGGACAGGGCTTAGCACTTGCATAAGGTTCCCACGCCTTTAACTCTTCCGGATATCCACCAACGTATGCCCCGCCTTCGCCATTCGTTGCAGGCGTCTTAAAGAGCAGAAAGAAGGTTCCTACAGGACCATAGGAATCCTTGAACCTCGGAGGAACAAATGTCACATCCATCTGTGTAAGCTCACCACCGGCCTGGAGTACAAGGGCATAGACTGATCCGCTAACAAAGGGGGGCATCCATGACCTTCCAAAAGCTTCAGCCTGAGACCTTGGCCTGAATACATGGACCGCACCACCCATCAGAGCGATAGTTGCCTTAGCCTTAAACACATAGATCTTTTCTTCCCTGACGCTAAAACCAATTGCACCACAGACTCTGTCGGGTTCATTATCATCCTTTAGTAGATGTGTAATCATAACCCTTTCAATTATCTGTCCTTTATCACCAAGGGTGGCCATAGCGTTCTTTGCTGCCTCTGCCACGATAATCTTGTAACTCTCGCCGGATATCATCACCTGCCATTCACCTGATTTTCGAAAGTTTCCTGCCTCATCCTTCCATATAGGAAGACCCCATTTATCGAAGTGTTTGACGGTCGAATCCACATGTCTTGCAACATCATAGACCAGGTCCTGTCTTGTCAGACCACACTGATCATTTGTCACATATTCAACAAACCTTTCCGGCATACGGGAATTCGCGGTTACCTTTCCATCCATTCCCATATAGGTATTAATGGCAGAAAGCCCCATTGCAACAGGACCGCTTCTGTCTATTGCAGCCTTGTCCACAAGAGTTACCTTTAACCCCAGCGGCTTTGCCCAATATGCAGCTTCTACTGCAGCACCACAGCCAGCCATTCCTCCACCGAGTATCAATACATCAGTTTCCACAACTTCAGTTGCAAACTCTTTCATGGTTACTCCTCCTTTCCTAATTTTTTGTCGGGAGCGATGTTACTCCCATTATGTCAGGCTCTCCTAGGAGCAATTGATTGTTTATATCCGCTGCATTTGCCTCAGGAAATCCTGCGAATGGAGCTATTGAACCCTCTGGTGTGGTCCTTATCGGATACTTAAACCTCTTTATCCTACCGTCCCTGAAAGTTATTGTCCACATGATATCTTCTGACCCTCTCAAGGGTGTTGATGCAGCACCAAGAGGCATAAAGTCTGCATAACCTCTCACATCCATAGCTTGCTGCGGACATATCTTTACACAACAGTAACACTCCCAGCAATATGAAGGCTCCTGATTGTATGCCTTCATCTTCTCCTTGTCCAGAACCATAAGATCGTTAGGACATATATGCATACAAGCCGTTTTATCCTGCCCTTTACAGCCGTCACATTTTTCCGTAATGACATAACTTGGCATAATC
It encodes the following:
- the aprB gene encoding adenylyl-sulfate reductase subunit beta gives rise to the protein MPSYVITEKCDGCKGQDKTACMHICPNDLMVLDKEKMKAYNQEPSYCWECYCCVKICPQQAMDVRGYADFMPLGAASTPLRGSEDIMWTITFRDGRIKRFKYPIRTTPEGSIAPFAGFPEANAADINNQLLLGEPDIMGVTSLPTKN
- a CDS encoding YkgJ family cysteine cluster protein; this encodes MNEEYAEKRRILSLEDGFRFSCHNEIPCFNTCCADINIFLMPYDILRMRKATGFSSGEFLKEYTISLLAEEGLPLVVLKMMEDKNKVCPFVTFDGCKIYQDRPWSCRMYPVFPAPSGEQGFVIKEGESCLGCKEEKLWTLEGWKKDQGIDLYDKMNGSYEEITLHDYFLKGNKLDPEMSKMLYMACYDLDEFKRFIFETRFFDINDMERELIERIKENEVELLNFGYKWVRSNLLGEDTLRLNYGVFDSILNADSKI
- a CDS encoding FAD-dependent oxidoreductase, whose translation is MDKKIGVYICCGCEIGESLDIDALSGVASSEYKVPICKNHPMLCGKEGSSLIRSDVEKEGVNTVVIAACSPREKTDVFLYDPTAISMERINLREHVVWCHSPNDEDTQMLAEDYMRMGIAKAQKMAPLEPFSEEIDKTVLVVGGGITGITSALEAAKAGKEVVLVEKGPELGGWMAKIWKQYPKTPPYLELQDTGIDSKIKEVKSNTKIRIYTGAKIEKTEGAPGLFNVTISQDEKSETVRVGSIVEATGWQPYDAKKLGHLGFGKSPDVVTNIMIEEMAKKGKFARPSDGKEVKSVAFIQCAGSRDSNHLPYCSTYCCLTSLKQAAYIREHDSDTKVYILYKDIRTPAQFELFYKKIQEDPGVFLTKGEVVGVSEDSDNGLIIDVDNTLLGDKIQINADMVVLATGMVPTAGIEVKELEPEESDEASEERKQEEIPKDLIIPSDILNLKYRQGPELPSLIYGFPDSHYICFPYETRRTGIYAAGCVRQPMDGAACTDDAAGAAMKAIQCVELTAQGKAVHPRAGDMSYPELYMSRCTQCKRCTEECPFGAYNEDEKGNPLPNPTRCRRCGICMGSCPERIISFKDYSVDIIGSMVKAIEVPEEDEEKPRVLAFLCENDAYPSLDIVGRKRLSYNPYVRVIPLRCLGNVNLVWIADALSSGIDGVILIGCKHGDDYQCHYIKGSELASVRMGKIKETLDRLRLESDRVQILELSIDEYAQLPSIFDDFMETIEKVGPNPYKDM
- a CDS encoding CoB--CoM heterodisulfide reductase iron-sulfur subunit A family protein — protein: MVDTGVFNKDILVVGGGISGLTTALEAAEAGYRVILVEKEAFLGGRVARLNKYYTKLCPPSCGLEINFKRMKRNPNLHYFTLAEVESVSGEEGNYDVAIRVQPRYVNDNCTACGECEKVCATEIEDDFNLGINKTKAAYIPYQMAFPLKYVLAPEIIGTDDAKKCLEACKYNAIDLEMQPETINVKVGSIVVTTGWKPYDASKIDNLGFGKYENVITNVMMERLAAPNGPTNGKILRPSDGKEVKNVIFAQCAGSRDENHLPYCSAVCCLASLKQATYVREQNQESKVTIFYIDVRAIGRFEDFYVKVQSDENVTLIKGKVAKVEEDPVTKDPIVEVEDTLSGEKIKTKADLVVLATGIVPNMLEDKIPVNITCDEFGFAVPDPSKTGIYAAGCAKRPIGVSGAVQDATGAALKAIQSTLRR
- the qmoC gene encoding quinone-interacting membrane-bound oxidoreductase complex subunit QmoC, which encodes MAGRQLIEPDMNFVKKVVSFGGDTLKKCFQCATCSVVCNLTPEKKPFPRKEMIWVSWGLKERLLGDPDIWLCYQCNDCSTYCPRGAKPGDVLAAIRNYSFMHYAFPGFLGKALSQGRYLPLLLAFPIVLFLFLMGITGHLNIPQGEIVFKKFVPHTIVDPVFIIVSILVFVSIVVGVKRFWKGMKNGVHPSESQNLSFLDFVKSHVIPVLVDIFKHSKFKECEENRPRYLAHMMIFYGFIALAIVTGIVFLGIYFLGLHEMLPLHQLNPIKILANLGALALFTGCTLVISNRLKADEDKSRSTYLDWVFIIMVYLIAISGILTEVTRLFDVAALAYPLYFVHLILVFYLIAYLPFSKFAHFIYRTVALVYASYSGREIRG
- a CDS encoding YkgJ family cysteine cluster protein — encoded protein: MLMDMGIVEPVKRTLDSKFNFVCHSDMSCFTGCCSRTSIILTPYDVVRIKNRLGISSGDFLEKYTYTYIDEANSHPYAVLKTMEDDKEVGCPFVSSEGCTIYEDRPSNCRYYPVGQGLMISGSDEGPVKEEFYFFIRDPNCLGYQGDKEWTIGSWRIDQGADLYDEMNKEWKEIQLRRNPSESSKLDSNKQAMLYMASYDIDKFKKFVFESKLVDILEIDKEEVAKIKNDEIALMKFGFKYLKYILMLEETLKVKDECRNHHINS
- the aprA gene encoding adenylyl-sulfate reductase subunit alpha, which codes for MKEFATEVVETDVLILGGGMAGCGAAVEAAYWAKPLGLKVTLVDKAAIDRSGPVAMGLSAINTYMGMDGKVTANSRMPERFVEYVTNDQCGLTRQDLVYDVARHVDSTVKHFDKWGLPIWKDEAGNFRKSGEWQVMISGESYKIIVAEAAKNAMATLGDKGQIIERVMITHLLKDDNEPDRVCGAIGFSVREEKIYVFKAKATIALMGGAVHVFRPRSQAEAFGRSWMPPFVSGSVYALVLQAGGELTQMDVTFVPPRFKDSYGPVGTFFLLFKTPATNGEGGAYVGGYPEELKAWEPYASAKPCPTALRNYEMILCAKEGKIPFLMHTNKVAERLKNEITDPKALKKALREFENEAWEDFLDMTIAGATNWAAHNVDPLEKPMELQLSDTVFIGSHACSCGSWTCGAEDLMPKEYVDSFPEQYNCMTTVKGLFTAGCGVGACAHKFSSGSHVQGRIAAKSAAKYANDRKGYSPTVSDASIGKLKETILKPLAFFEEKCGYTTSSDVNPEYVSPHNFLFRLQKIMGEYVGGWETLYGTNDKLLEIALWKLGFCAEDIEKLAAADLHELMRAWETIHRYYVGEACARTRLARKESRWPGYYYKFDYLKLDENEKHFVNVKYDADKKEWSVFNRPMIPII
- a CDS encoding sulfite exporter TauE/SafE family protein; protein product: MGKGVKWWITGIPSFLGLAILVNPVWAEVTAQASGAGSNAHAWWFWPVTLFVVTLVMGILAVLGGVGGGVLFVPIISGFFPFHLDFVRGAGLLVALAGALAAGPGLLRLNLASLRLAIPVALIASTCAIIGAMIGLALPTNIVQTALGATIIGICVLMLTAKKSTLPDVPQSDMLSSALRIYGVYREESTGQVINWKIHRTPLGLTLFIAIGIMAGMFGLGAGWANVPALNLVMGVPLKISVATSKFLLSITDTSAAWIYLNKGCVIPMIVVPSLVGIMIGSFIGVPLLKVARPSVVRWIVICMLAFAGFKALGKGLGF